One part of the Lotus japonicus ecotype B-129 chromosome 2, LjGifu_v1.2 genome encodes these proteins:
- the LOC130736515 gene encoding uncharacterized protein At4g04775-like, which produces MSQKSKCTVETKGSTKGSKDSNGTSHSIVDGVLYCKCGERAALRVSRTDANPKRPFYACYLPRYHEFNCNFFRWVDEVEEEIAQDGRVNVLGNKKEDELQVHEDSGMRQELVQVREVMLKTSEEVIEELRLVREVMLKTNEILSEHVKLQKYYGIGMALVVILLLIVLIIVVIVK; this is translated from the exons ATGTCTCAAAAGTCCAAATGTACTGTAGAAACGAAGGGGAGCACGAAGGGGAGCAAGGATTCAAATGGTACCTCGCACTCCATTGTTGATGGAGTCCTCTACTGTAAATGCGGTGAAAGGGCTGCGTTGAGGGTTTCTAGAACTGATGCGAACCCAAAAAGACCTTTTTATGCTTGTTATCTACCTAGG TACCATGAATTCAATTGCAATTTCTTTCGGTGGGTTGATGAAGTGGAAGAGGAAATAGCACAAGATGGAAGGGTCAATGTACTTGGCAACAAAAAGGAAGATGAACTACAGGTGCATGAGGATTCTGGTATGAGGCAAGAGTTAGTGCAGGTCAGGGAAGTTATGTTGAAGACAAGTGAAGAGGTGATTGAAGAATTGAGGCTGGTGAGGGAAGTTATGTTGAAGACAAATGAAATTCTGAGTGAACATGTCAAGCTTCAGAAATATTATGGCATAGGAATGGCTTTGGTTGTCATACTTCTGTTGATTGTGTTGATCATTGTTGTCATTGTGAAGTAG